From the Oryzias latipes chromosome 22, ASM223467v1 genome, one window contains:
- the LOC101159783 gene encoding ADP-ribosylation factor 6, translated as MGKMLSKIFGNKEMRILMLGLDAAGKTTILYKLKLGQSVTTIPTVGFNVETVTYKNVKFNVWDVGGQDKIRPLWRHYYTGTQGLIFVVDCADRDRIDEARQELHRIINDREMRDAIILIFANKQDLPDAMKPHEIQEKLGLTRIRDRNWYVQPSCATTGDGLYEGLTWLTSNYKS; from the coding sequence ATGGGGAAAATGCTCTCTAAAATCTTCGGCAACAAGGAGATGAGAATATTGATGCTTGGACTTGATGCTGCAGGAAAGACAACAATCCTATACAAGTTAAAACTTGGACAGTCCGTGACCACAATCCCTACAGTAGGCTTCAACGTGGAAACGGTCACCTACAAGAATGTCAAGTTCAACGTGTGGGACGTCGGAGGCCAAGATAAAATTCGCCCTCTATGGCGGCACTACTACACGGGCACCCAGGGCTTGATATTCGTGGTGGATTGTGCGGACAGGGATCGGATCGATGAGGCGAGGCAGGAACTTCACCGCATCATCAACGACCGGGAGATGAGGGATGCCATCATCTTGATATTCGCCAACAAGCAAGACCTTCCAGATGCCATGAAGCCACACGAAATCCAGGAGAAGCTGGGGTTGACCCGCATCAGAGATAGGAATTGGTATGTTCAGCCCTCTTGTGCGACCACGGGTGACGGACTTTACGAAGGCCTGACATGGCTAACTTCAAATTACAAATCTTAA
- the vcpkmt gene encoding protein-lysine methyltransferase METTL21D: MASNANASEYFVREIENNDGCTLKVKQCYVGDVGCVVWDAAIVLAKYLETKQFYDPPSGVNVWSGRRVVELGAGTGVVGLMAATLGAQVIVTDLEELQKLLKVNIKDNQALVSRGSITAKVLKWGGDVSEFLPPPRYVLMADCIYYEQSIVPLVESLKLLSGPETCIICCYEKRTEGVNPEVERKFFELLQQTFICEKIPSDKQDPEFSSPDIHILHICKKC; this comes from the exons ATGGCGTCGAATGCGAATGCTAGCGAATATTTCGTGAGAGAAATTGAGAACAACGACGGTTGCACTCTGAAGGTGAAGCAGTGTTATGTCGGGGACGTCGGCTGTGTAGTTTGGGATGCAGCAATTGTCCTAGCGAAATATTTAGAAACCAAACAATTTTATGACCCGCCGTCAGGAGTCAACGTGTGGTCTGGCAGGCGTGTTGTTGAGCTGGGAGCTGGGACAGGAGTTGTTGGTTTGATGGCAGCAACACTCGG AGCACAAGTTATTGTCACAGACCTGGAGGAACTTCAGAAACTCCTGAAAGTGAATATAAAAGACAACCAAGCCCTTGTTAGTCGTGGATCTATAACTGCCAAGGTACTAAAATG GGGAGGTGATGTGTCCGAGTTCCTGCCTCCCCCTCGTTATGTCCTCATGGCAGATTGCATCTATTATGAGCAG TCAATCGTTCCTCTGGTTGAGAGCCTGAAACTGCTTTCAGGACCAGAGACTTGCATTATCTGCTGCTATGAGAAACGCACCGAAGGAGTCAATCCAGAAGTAGAAAGGAAGTTTTTTGAG TTGCTGCAACAAACCTTTATCTGTGAGAAAATCCCCTCTGACAAACAAGATCCAGAGTTTAGCAGTCCAGACATTCACATTCTGCATAtctgtaaaaaatgttaa
- the msh4 gene encoding mutS protein homolog 4 isoform X2, whose translation MYNSSTDEVSGGEASLGKKGVQETATSYGPASLSSAFSQHSLNDSSTSQRLSIPRLTSGQRHSSFGAGRTWSSMPAPTSDSSSFHSYGGTPRVRRTPVSAGLTGSSCSSGSTNTDASVIVAVVEGRGLARGEIGMASLNLKCPELVLSQFADTGTYAKVITKIHILVPVEILMPDTACEKGKGTKLFKLITENFPGVPFTAIQRKYFNEKKGLEYIQQLCAPEYGTVLMEVQAKYYCLAAAAALLKYLEFLQNSVYAAKSLKVTFKGSEQTAMIDSASAYNLELVVNNRDHRSEHTLLGVLNHTKTPGGARRLRSNILEPLVNVDTINMRLDAVQELLQDEELFFGLKNAICHFLDVDRLLSVLVQIPKQETVQAAEAKITHVIQLKHTLDLVPQLRTVFKNCNTPLLKAYSSTLEDNRFDMILEQIKTVINPDTMYLKGSLNMRTQKCYAVRPNINEFLDIARRAYTEIVDDIAVLVNQMGEKYGLPMRTSFSTSRGFFIQLKLDGSVLPRGSLPPECIKVTKHKNNYCFTTADLMKMNGRCDEALREIFHMSYVVICQLLSTIHGHIHCLYKLSDAVSMLDMLLSLANACTISDYVRPEFTDTLAIKQGRHPILERMARQQPTSNNAYISEGSNFVIITGPNMSGKSTYLKQVALCQIMAQIGSFVPAEYASFRLAGQIFTRIGVDDDFETNSSSFMLEMKEISYIIHNASDRSLIIIDELGRGTSAEEGVGICHSVCEFLLGLKAFTLFATHFLELCQLESLYPNVENQHMEVQHTRSGDTGVEHVVYTYLLKRGCSEERLYGLRAAEMTALPPNIIQEARTIASKVSQQLMARHHIDPKSHRQRALYRLATRLLQAARNSRLDPDSLRMYLKGLKKQFESELQSAGPPAAPGTQEE comes from the exons ATGTATAATAGTAGCACAGACGAGGTAAGCGGTGGGGAAGCCTCTTTAGGAAAGAAGGGAGTGCAGGAAACGGCCACCTCCTACGGTCCTGCATCACTTTCCTCAGCTTTCTCCCAGCATAGTTTAAATGACAGCAGCACCAGCCAGAGACTATCTATACCAAGACTAACCTCAG GTCAACGCCACAGCAGCTTCGGGGCAGGGAGGACATGGTCATCAATGCCCGCACCAACTTCAGACAGTTCTTCCTTTCACAGCTATGGAGGAACCCCAAGAGTCAGAAGAACACCCGTGTCTGCTGGGCTCACAG GAAGTAGCTGCTCATCTGGATCCACAAACACTGATGCTTCTGTGATCGTAGCTGTGGTAGAAGGCCGAGGTTTGGCCAGAGGAGAGATCGGTATGGCCAGCCTTAACTTGAAATGTCCAGAGCTGGTACTTTCCCAGTTTGCAGACACAGGAACGTATGCCAAG GTTATTACCAAAATCCACATATTGGTCCCAGTGGAAATACTGATGCCTGACACAGCCTGCGAAAAGGGCAAAGGAACAAAGCTGTTCAAGCTCATCACAGAGAATTTTCCT ggtGTACCTTTCACAGCAATtcaaaggaaatattttaatgagAAGAAAGGACTGGAATACATTCAGCAGCTGTGTGCTCCAGAATACGGCACCGTTTTAATGGAAGTTCAAGCCAA GTATTATTGCCTTGCAGCGGCTGCAGCTTTGCTGAAATACTTAGAGTTCCTCCAGAATTCAGTTTATGCAGCCAAGTCTCTTAAAGTGACCTTCAAAGGAAGTGAACAGACTGCCATGATCGACTCTGCATCTGCTTACAACTTAGAGCTGGTGGTCAATAACAGAGATCACAG GAGTGAGCATACTCTTTTAGGGGTGCTCAACCATACCAAAACACCTGGGGGTGCCAGAAGATTGCGCTCCAATATCTTGGAGCCTCTTGTTAATGTGGACACCATCAACATGCGATTGGATGCTGTACAAGAGCTCCTGCAGGACGAGGAGCTTTTCTTTGGGCTAAAGAACG ccaTCTGCCATTTTCTTGACGTTGACCGGCTGCTGTCAGTTCTTGTCCAGATCCCAAAACAGGAAACG gttCAAGCTGCTGAAGCCAAGATCACACATGTCATTCAGCTGAAACACACACTTGATCTGGTGCCACAATTAAGG ACTGTGTTTAAGAACTGCAACACCCCCCTGCTTAAAGCATACAGCAGCACCCTGGAGGACAACAG ATTCGATATGATCCTGGAGCAGATCAAGACAGTAATCAACCCTGACACCATGTACCTCAAAGGGAGTTTGAACATGCGCACTCAGAAGTGCTACGCGGTGCGGCCGAACATCAACGAGTTCCTTGACATCGCCCGCAGAGCTTACACAGAAATAGTGGACGACATTGCGG TGCTTGTAAACCAGATGGGGGAAAAATATGGCTTACCAATGCGAACTAGCTTCAGCACATCTAGAGGTTTTTTCATCCAGCTGAAGCTCGATGGGAGCGTCTTACCTAGAGGAAGTCTCCCTCCAGAGTGCATCAAG GTAACCAAGCACAAGAACAATTACTGCTTCACCACCGCTGACCTGATGAAGATGAATGGACGCTGTGATGAAGCCCTGAGGGAGATCTTTCACATGTCCTATGT AGTGATATGTCAACTGCTCAGCACCATCCATGGGCACATCCACTGCCTTTACAAACTCTCTGATGCTGTTTCCATGCTGGACATGTTGCTGTCACTGGCCAATGCCTGCACCATTTCTGACTATG TTCGTCCAGAGTTTACAGACACATTGGCCATCAAGCAAGGTCGTCATCCAATTCTGGAGCGAATGGCTCGGCAGCAGCCCACATCCAACAATGCATACATCTCAGAGGGGAGCAACTTTGTCATCATAACAGGACCCAACATGAGCGGCAAATCGACTTACCTGAAACAAGTGGCACTATGCCAGATCATGGCACAGATAG GCTCTTTTGTCCCCGCTGAGTATGCTTCCTTCCGTCTGGCTGGTCAGATATTCACCAGAATTGGTGTGGACGATGATTTTGAGACCAACTCTTCCAGCTTCATGTTGGAAATGAAGGAG ATCTCTTACATAATCCACAACGCAAGTGACAGATCACTGATCATTATTGACGAGTTGGGGCGGGGCACTAGTGCTGAGGAGGGCGTTGGCATCTGTCACTCAGTTTGTGAGTTCCTCCTTGGCCTAAAG GCCTTCACTCTGTTTGCCACACACTTTCTTGAGCTCTGTCAGCTGGAGTCCCTCTACCCGAACGTGGAGAACCAGCACATGGAGGTCCAGCACACGCGCAGTGGTGACACTGGTGTAGAGCACGTGGTGTATACATATCTGCTAAAAAGAGGATGCTCTGAGGAAAGGCTCTATG GTCTGAGAGCAGCAGAGATGACGGCACTTCCTCCTAATATAATCCAAGAGGCAAGGACGATTGCTTCTAAAGTCAGCCAGCAGCTGATG GCCAGACATCACATAGATCCAAAGAGCCATCGACAGAGAGCGCTGTACCGCCTGGCCACTCGTCTCCTGCAGGCTGCCAGAAACTCGAGGCTTGACCCCGACAGTCTGCGAATGTATCTGAAGGGACTAAAGAAGCAGTTTGAGTCTGAGCTGCAGTCTGCAGGGCCCCCAGCGGCCCCTGGCACCCAGGAGGAGTGA
- the msh4 gene encoding mutS protein homolog 4 isoform X1 yields the protein MYNSSTDEVSGGEASLGKKGVQETATSYGPASLSSAFSQHSLNDSSTSQRLSIPRLTSAGQRHSSFGAGRTWSSMPAPTSDSSSFHSYGGTPRVRRTPVSAGLTGSSCSSGSTNTDASVIVAVVEGRGLARGEIGMASLNLKCPELVLSQFADTGTYAKVITKIHILVPVEILMPDTACEKGKGTKLFKLITENFPGVPFTAIQRKYFNEKKGLEYIQQLCAPEYGTVLMEVQAKYYCLAAAAALLKYLEFLQNSVYAAKSLKVTFKGSEQTAMIDSASAYNLELVVNNRDHRSEHTLLGVLNHTKTPGGARRLRSNILEPLVNVDTINMRLDAVQELLQDEELFFGLKNAICHFLDVDRLLSVLVQIPKQETVQAAEAKITHVIQLKHTLDLVPQLRTVFKNCNTPLLKAYSSTLEDNRFDMILEQIKTVINPDTMYLKGSLNMRTQKCYAVRPNINEFLDIARRAYTEIVDDIAVLVNQMGEKYGLPMRTSFSTSRGFFIQLKLDGSVLPRGSLPPECIKVTKHKNNYCFTTADLMKMNGRCDEALREIFHMSYVVICQLLSTIHGHIHCLYKLSDAVSMLDMLLSLANACTISDYVRPEFTDTLAIKQGRHPILERMARQQPTSNNAYISEGSNFVIITGPNMSGKSTYLKQVALCQIMAQIGSFVPAEYASFRLAGQIFTRIGVDDDFETNSSSFMLEMKEISYIIHNASDRSLIIIDELGRGTSAEEGVGICHSVCEFLLGLKAFTLFATHFLELCQLESLYPNVENQHMEVQHTRSGDTGVEHVVYTYLLKRGCSEERLYGLRAAEMTALPPNIIQEARTIASKVSQQLMARHHIDPKSHRQRALYRLATRLLQAARNSRLDPDSLRMYLKGLKKQFESELQSAGPPAAPGTQEE from the exons ATGTATAATAGTAGCACAGACGAGGTAAGCGGTGGGGAAGCCTCTTTAGGAAAGAAGGGAGTGCAGGAAACGGCCACCTCCTACGGTCCTGCATCACTTTCCTCAGCTTTCTCCCAGCATAGTTTAAATGACAGCAGCACCAGCCAGAGACTATCTATACCAAGACTAACCTCAG CAGGTCAACGCCACAGCAGCTTCGGGGCAGGGAGGACATGGTCATCAATGCCCGCACCAACTTCAGACAGTTCTTCCTTTCACAGCTATGGAGGAACCCCAAGAGTCAGAAGAACACCCGTGTCTGCTGGGCTCACAG GAAGTAGCTGCTCATCTGGATCCACAAACACTGATGCTTCTGTGATCGTAGCTGTGGTAGAAGGCCGAGGTTTGGCCAGAGGAGAGATCGGTATGGCCAGCCTTAACTTGAAATGTCCAGAGCTGGTACTTTCCCAGTTTGCAGACACAGGAACGTATGCCAAG GTTATTACCAAAATCCACATATTGGTCCCAGTGGAAATACTGATGCCTGACACAGCCTGCGAAAAGGGCAAAGGAACAAAGCTGTTCAAGCTCATCACAGAGAATTTTCCT ggtGTACCTTTCACAGCAATtcaaaggaaatattttaatgagAAGAAAGGACTGGAATACATTCAGCAGCTGTGTGCTCCAGAATACGGCACCGTTTTAATGGAAGTTCAAGCCAA GTATTATTGCCTTGCAGCGGCTGCAGCTTTGCTGAAATACTTAGAGTTCCTCCAGAATTCAGTTTATGCAGCCAAGTCTCTTAAAGTGACCTTCAAAGGAAGTGAACAGACTGCCATGATCGACTCTGCATCTGCTTACAACTTAGAGCTGGTGGTCAATAACAGAGATCACAG GAGTGAGCATACTCTTTTAGGGGTGCTCAACCATACCAAAACACCTGGGGGTGCCAGAAGATTGCGCTCCAATATCTTGGAGCCTCTTGTTAATGTGGACACCATCAACATGCGATTGGATGCTGTACAAGAGCTCCTGCAGGACGAGGAGCTTTTCTTTGGGCTAAAGAACG ccaTCTGCCATTTTCTTGACGTTGACCGGCTGCTGTCAGTTCTTGTCCAGATCCCAAAACAGGAAACG gttCAAGCTGCTGAAGCCAAGATCACACATGTCATTCAGCTGAAACACACACTTGATCTGGTGCCACAATTAAGG ACTGTGTTTAAGAACTGCAACACCCCCCTGCTTAAAGCATACAGCAGCACCCTGGAGGACAACAG ATTCGATATGATCCTGGAGCAGATCAAGACAGTAATCAACCCTGACACCATGTACCTCAAAGGGAGTTTGAACATGCGCACTCAGAAGTGCTACGCGGTGCGGCCGAACATCAACGAGTTCCTTGACATCGCCCGCAGAGCTTACACAGAAATAGTGGACGACATTGCGG TGCTTGTAAACCAGATGGGGGAAAAATATGGCTTACCAATGCGAACTAGCTTCAGCACATCTAGAGGTTTTTTCATCCAGCTGAAGCTCGATGGGAGCGTCTTACCTAGAGGAAGTCTCCCTCCAGAGTGCATCAAG GTAACCAAGCACAAGAACAATTACTGCTTCACCACCGCTGACCTGATGAAGATGAATGGACGCTGTGATGAAGCCCTGAGGGAGATCTTTCACATGTCCTATGT AGTGATATGTCAACTGCTCAGCACCATCCATGGGCACATCCACTGCCTTTACAAACTCTCTGATGCTGTTTCCATGCTGGACATGTTGCTGTCACTGGCCAATGCCTGCACCATTTCTGACTATG TTCGTCCAGAGTTTACAGACACATTGGCCATCAAGCAAGGTCGTCATCCAATTCTGGAGCGAATGGCTCGGCAGCAGCCCACATCCAACAATGCATACATCTCAGAGGGGAGCAACTTTGTCATCATAACAGGACCCAACATGAGCGGCAAATCGACTTACCTGAAACAAGTGGCACTATGCCAGATCATGGCACAGATAG GCTCTTTTGTCCCCGCTGAGTATGCTTCCTTCCGTCTGGCTGGTCAGATATTCACCAGAATTGGTGTGGACGATGATTTTGAGACCAACTCTTCCAGCTTCATGTTGGAAATGAAGGAG ATCTCTTACATAATCCACAACGCAAGTGACAGATCACTGATCATTATTGACGAGTTGGGGCGGGGCACTAGTGCTGAGGAGGGCGTTGGCATCTGTCACTCAGTTTGTGAGTTCCTCCTTGGCCTAAAG GCCTTCACTCTGTTTGCCACACACTTTCTTGAGCTCTGTCAGCTGGAGTCCCTCTACCCGAACGTGGAGAACCAGCACATGGAGGTCCAGCACACGCGCAGTGGTGACACTGGTGTAGAGCACGTGGTGTATACATATCTGCTAAAAAGAGGATGCTCTGAGGAAAGGCTCTATG GTCTGAGAGCAGCAGAGATGACGGCACTTCCTCCTAATATAATCCAAGAGGCAAGGACGATTGCTTCTAAAGTCAGCCAGCAGCTGATG GCCAGACATCACATAGATCCAAAGAGCCATCGACAGAGAGCGCTGTACCGCCTGGCCACTCGTCTCCTGCAGGCTGCCAGAAACTCGAGGCTTGACCCCGACAGTCTGCGAATGTATCTGAAGGGACTAAAGAAGCAGTTTGAGTCTGAGCTGCAGTCTGCAGGGCCCCCAGCGGCCCCTGGCACCCAGGAGGAGTGA